One window from the genome of Pandoraea fibrosis encodes:
- a CDS encoding aspartate/glutamate racemase family protein, with translation MTLGILMLDTGFERLPGDIGHASTWDFPVQYALVKGVTGPQVMSPGAGGCLDRFVEAAHDLVALGVDGITTSCGFLAAYQSELQARCPVPIATSSLLQIPMISRVLPFGKRVGVLTARREAMTPAHLSQVGAPLDLPIAGLRETSHFFNSQLHNAASADPSRNFSDLLGCAQELLAAHPDVGAIVSECTNFSPYSAALADTLKIPVFDIVSMIEWFHYGLRPKRFHTIHHERENPSPPTPPKFE, from the coding sequence GTGACGCTGGGCATTTTGATGCTCGATACCGGCTTCGAGCGGCTGCCCGGCGATATCGGTCACGCATCGACATGGGACTTTCCGGTTCAGTACGCGTTAGTCAAAGGCGTGACCGGGCCACAGGTCATGTCACCGGGCGCCGGTGGCTGTCTCGACAGGTTTGTCGAGGCAGCGCATGATCTTGTGGCGTTGGGCGTGGACGGGATCACAACGAGCTGCGGATTTCTGGCGGCGTACCAGAGTGAGTTGCAGGCGAGATGTCCTGTGCCGATTGCAACGTCGAGCCTGTTACAGATTCCGATGATCTCGAGAGTGCTACCGTTCGGGAAGCGCGTGGGTGTATTAACGGCGAGACGAGAGGCAATGACACCCGCTCACCTGTCGCAGGTAGGCGCACCGCTCGACTTGCCCATCGCGGGCCTGCGTGAGACGTCGCACTTCTTCAATAGCCAACTGCACAATGCCGCGTCGGCAGACCCCTCGCGGAATTTCTCTGACCTGCTTGGCTGTGCCCAGGAACTGCTCGCGGCGCACCCGGATGTGGGCGCGATCGTCAGCGAATGTACGAATTTCTCTCCCTACTCGGCCGCACTCGCCGATACCCTGAAAATTCCGGTGTTCGATATTGTTTCAATGATCGAGTGGTTTCACTACGGCTTACGTCCCAAGCGGTTTCACACGATTCACCATGAGAGGGAGAATCCCTCGCCCCCGACGCCGCCCAAATTTGAGTAG